ACATTTATGTACTCGTCAAAGAGTTTTCCTCCTCAAAATCAATTTCTTAATAAGggtttatatataaaaatatcatATTCAGATTGTTTTTTCTGGGAAGCAAAACAGATTAGATACATTGTACAATGATAAATGAAGCAACCATTTGACTAAATTATCTAATTAAAATGAAAGTAATGAGTTATAATGAGTTAAGTATCTATTTGGGGAGGAACATCTCTTTGAGATTCTTATGTCATTTCCTTTGTCAATATTTCTACTAGTGATGAAGATTCTTTGGACacttggaagaatgatttatgGTAAACCCCTTGATCCATCCAAGATATATCCCCTTATCATATCCTTTTTCCTGCCCTGTGAATTCTTGCTGTGCAtgactcttttttgttttatgagAGGCTTACCCCTTTAATTGCATATTCTAGGTAGAGATTGTGACTCATAAAGACTCAGTTGGGACTGGGGTTGAACTCATTCTAAAAAGTGAGAAGCTTGTCAAGTCTTTATTCACCTTTAAATTGGGTTACTCACATCTGATATGTGATTATTGCTTTCGCGTGAAATCTCACCAGACTcaaccaagaaaaaagaaaagcgtTAATTAGAAGGTGTTTTGGTATTATTAAGTGTGTCAAACTGTTCGGTTTCGGGTATGGTTAATGCATGGTTAATCCCCAAACTGTGGAACCGGTTCATCTCCAGGTCATGTTAACCTTTTGCTAGTTACTGAGATTTGTGTAGCAAACCGGTCAGTGTAAGCATGTATTAGGTGTTTAATAAATACTAAAATTGGCTGTATGCATCATATTATGCATGCGTCATGCATGAGTTATGTAAGTAAACAATAGGAGGTCGTGTGGTCCCTATGCCTATACATAGCCCCTTGAAATGATCACTCCATTCCCACtgcaaaatgaaaaatccctcTTCTTGATGCCCCTGTGTGTGTCCCCTCATTAGCCCCACGCTGGTGCAGGGCTAGTGGGCCACATGATCGGGCAGGATTCTTCTTCCCttaaacaataaaggaaattaTAGGTAGGCTTGTGTAGCTTTAGCTTACGTACAAGGCTTTCGTTTTCTTTTCCTATGCACGCATGACTCGCTCGCAGACAGCGCGCGCCTTCTCATATCAATTCAAGAACTTTGGTAtgatcatcaccatcatcatcagttCAAGAACTTTGATATCATCATGATCATCATAAGACAGTTTAATAGAAATATTCTTGATCAACTTCTCCTCTTAATTAAGTCTTACCATCAGTGTCAGTCAATAGCTTATTGTGATATCAATGATGATCAAAAGTAATATAAATCTTCTATTAATTATGAGGACATGGGAaacttccatttttttaaaattagacGATAATCGACAACAGAATCATAGAGTTCTCAATCCAAATTAATGTGAATCCTTCCCATTAATTCCACCAGTCAACACACATAAACGATCGCTAAACGTTTCATAACCAAATCAAATTATTGAATTGTTTATCCACCTTCTTGGAGGTGTCAAAAGGCAATATTATTAGGtcaaatcagattttttttttaaggttctAAAATCTTATCTAGACCTTAAACATAGATAATTGTATACCAAAGACTTTAAGAAAGCACTTAACTAGATAtaaatatgtaaatatatatgtCTAACCAAATCTTTATTAAATTGTCTATATCCAACTCCTTGGGGGTGTCAAAGGGCAATAATATTAGGTcaattattggatttttttttaagcttCCAAGATCTGATCTAAGCCTAAAATATAGAGATAATTGTAACACAGAATTATAGAAATCAATTTATTAGATATaaccatatatataaatatctatCAGTCTCATCAAACTAATCCTTTTCAAAAtagttccaacaaaaaaaaaattataaataagaaagaaattaaagaagctGCATTGTGTTGATTGGGCAGGCAAAGTTCTCAAAATGTTAGGATGCTTTTTCTGTGATGAGCTAAGCCCAATTTTAATAGCCCAGATTGAAAGCCCAGGAAAGGGCCCAAATACTTCTTGGAAGCGTATTTTCCCAAATGAAATGCCACATATCAGATATTGGGACGTGCCTTCCCCACCTATACTATTACAACTGTGTCTACTCGtcataataaaaattaaaaaatgaaagtgAGGTCGTATAAAGAAAATGGTAAAATggttataataaaaatatatatatttatgaaatttaaacaaaaaatacagCTGTTTGACAAAATGAATTTCAACGGTTTGTCTTTACAGAATGGATGTCATGCCTGTGAGATCAacaaacagttttttttttgttttaattatttcaaattttctCTATAAACGATAGAATTAAAGAGAGTTTTGACCAATATAcataatttcaaaataaaaaatatcatttatTTTATGGGGCTGGATTTAGCCATAGTAATCGAATGTTTATAAAACCTGATTGAAATTTAGGTTAGAGAATTTCAAGAAATTTTTGAGTTATGAgaagctagagagagagagagagagagagcgattcATAGTAATCTTTGGTAATGGCAGAACCAAAGGCTTCTTAAGTATGGTGTAATTGGGTGGGCCTGGATTGGCAAGCCCAAGAATACGCAACATTGTTTTTGATCTTGCCCAGCCCAACCCAGACCAACTAAAACAAAAGTTTTCAATCATCCCCCAATGAGGCTTAAGTTCTTTATTTGTTTACAACTAGGGATGCAACCTGTCGGGTTTTCTAAAAGGCCAGCCATATCCTAGGTCCCTTTTACTCAGACCACAGACCAGGCCCATTCCAGTCTTGGAATATCTCAGCCTTGCATGATGAGGCCAGCCCAACCTGGCCCAGATTGACCCCTGATTGATCTTGCCAagaccccccccctttttttttatgccaTTTCAGCGCTAGGCTGGCTGGTCTGGCCCTGACTGATTGTTCTCTAACCATATATAggaaatgtgtgtgtgtgtgtgtggagagagagaggcctcATCCCCATCTCAGCCTTGGCCCAGCTTCCAGGCCGGGGatttatgtttttagattgtTTTCATTGATGGCCAAGATGCTTTTCCTCTGAATGAGAGCTACGGCCTTCAGCTTTGAGGGCGGCAAGCATGCAGCGTAGGAAATCTAAGGGTGATGGAGGGGGAAGGAgagcaagagagggagagggagagagagagagagagcttattatattttttgggaaaaaaaactcatgtggcccctgcacccaaacacGAGCACTTGAAATTACTACCTCTCCCTCagtgaaataaaagatctcatccatgttgatgacCCTATGCATATTCTCATTGGCTTCCATGCTACCATGTTGTTGCAGGGGCCACACGATCAGACAGCAATAccttaccttttatttttatttttaggaaaaATAATGTCGTCCGCTAGTGTCTCTtgtgtctctttctctcctcccacaacagggtagatatgtcatttcttaagaggaaggagagagacagacacaggGAGGCACTAGCATATGCTACGAGCTTGTCAGCGTcgttctcctttttatttttattagtttaatgaTTGATTGGAACACTAGTCTAATAACGTAGATCGTTAGGGCTAGAACTAGGCTGATTCTGACCATTTCTGGCCAATTTTGGATTCTCAAACCATGGGCTGGCACTCTGGCTACCTCAAAACCCCATATGGGCACTCTTTATGCTAACAATCCCAACTTTACTATTACCGGCCAATAACCCTTGACAAAGTAGGtatcccatgagtctatctctccctTGACCGGTTGCACCtgtaagttttttgttttttttggttttagtaAAGAGGTACTAGATAGGGaagtaaacagatcggattcgacttggatagtgctatatctgcatccgcatctgaattagctttcgaacggatacGGATccgatattttatccgtttatatgtaaatatagcttttcagatagttatagcctatccgtatccgtttagctttcggacggatttgaaAAATGCAAAACAgatacgaaaatggatttttgctattcatttacacccctagtacCACATGATAAAAGGGCAGACCTAGTGATCAAGCACCAACTTGCCTAGGGATGGGGCAAAgaatcattttaaaaaaaaatgaaataaatctcTTAGAAATTCCAAAGATCTATATAGGCTAGGATAATTGgaaatttcagttttagaaagacATGCAGAAATATCATTACAGCTTCCATCAATTTGGATAAGAAATTCATGTTATCTTGTAATATTCCAGTTTTGAAGAAGACCCACTGTTGTTTTCTCCGCAGCGTCAGCTAATAATAGAGCTGCTTAGTAGTCGGTGAGGAGACATTGGCATTTTCAGTTTAGTTGTAGATGTAGATGTCGTCTTTGTAGTTTGTACCAGACATAATCTCAACTTGTGGTTGGTCTTTGGATATTTTTTTGAAGCATCTCTCTGtcttcatctctttctttcttgtggTTGTAGTTCGTTTGTGAATATTATGAAACATGTCACACGTTTTTTTCAGTGAATCCCATCCTATTCTTCCTTCCTGTACAGTTAGTTCTTCCCAGTCCAATCCCATTCAATCATTATATTAGACTGGTTTTAAGTTGGAGTGATGAGTGATTCAGAATCTGAAAGACAGAACTTGGTTTTCATCTATTCCCTCTCTCAAACTGCAAAGACTTCGTTAACTCCATGGACTGCAACCACTTCCTTTCtcaccttttcttcttcttcttcttctcctctttcttcgtCGTCTTTAGATCTTCCTAAATTCCAAACATACACTTTATCTAACCCTCGTCGGCTTGTCTGTCAATGCCAAAGTGCCTCGAAGAACGACCTACAGTTCGTCCTTCATGATGCTCTGGATGCTTCTGGAATTGACACAAACAATGCCAGAGTGAGAATTGTTCTTGTTAGtgggtttttcttctttttgttttttttttttacttctgaTCTTAGTTTTGTGATTGGATTAATGGAGCAGGCAGCGAGAGAAAACTTCTGTACTCAGATCGAGATGTTTACAACTCTGGAGATGCAAACTAGTATTTGCAACAGAGGGGTTGATTTGGGTACAACAGCTCTTCAAATTGCTGCTGAGGATCACTCCCTCCTTTCACGCTCTAATTTGCCTTTCCCAGTTGACACTTTTGTCGACAGGTTAGATGATCTTTCTATGAGTTACTTACCGCACCACAATTCCTCTGCTTCGCCGCAAGATTTCATTGGCAATTTGGAGAGCTACTTGTATGTTCACAAAGTATGTGATCATTTAAAAGctcttttcatttctggtttacattatgtATGAATCCAAACCTAAACTCAAAAGGGAAAGGAGGGGTGAAGAAAATTGAAAACCAAACTGGAAGTATTTTTCTACGATTCAAAGTTAAATGGTTTTCTATTGCTGTAAAGGGATGCTTTCCTTTCCTTAACACATGGTGAGGTTCtatattgtcagggttttcaGAGAAAGAATGTCACAAATCAATCAGAGCCTCGGACTTTATATCTGCACTCTGTATGCCTCAAAACTGTTAATTCTTTTGTTTGAATTTGTTATTGCTGAAGCAGTACTAAGTGGGATGCTCCTCTAATTGATCACAATGTTCCAAACAGGCTTTAGCAAATCGTTCTGGCTCTGCTCTTATGCTTTCACTTATTTACTCCGAAGTGCTAAAGATGCTACGGTTATGGGATCTTTTCAATTTCGACGTAGAGATCGACTTCCCTCATGATCTTGTTACTCTTCCTAGAGGCTATGACAAGAAAAACAGTGAGATGGCTGATCAACCATATATAATGACATCACAATCCCTCTTGTTGGAGGTAATATATGTGTTTATTGACTGGTTTTTTGTTCATTCTGCGAGTCCAATATGGAAATGTGTTAATAATACCTGGTACAGAGCCTGGTCTAAATTCTTCTAGTAGTATTATTCCTCATGGTTAACAAATAACATGAAGGTTAATAATAATCCTAGTAGGACAGTtgcctgaaattgaaataagcCCAGATCAGATCCTTCCCTACACCAGTATCTgtatattttggtatatgttacCACAAATATGACTACTATCTTTCCTCTATTTGCTGCTTCTGTGGATCCTGACTCAGAACTGTAAATAGTTATCATGGGCTCAAACTACAATAAGATTTTATGTATGTCATATGATTGTGCATGCTTTGAGGATACAATCTCCTGCATTGCAAGCACACAAGTGAAGTTTTGATCGCACTTGCAACTCCAACTAGAAATGTTTAGGTGGTATAGTTTCTCTCCAGGAATCTGTAAATGATCTAGCTATCTCTAATGAACTCAGCAATTTGGGATAATTGAGATCTTCATTACAGAGAAGTCCCCTCTGcataatttttgttttgacaAACATCATACTGTACCTATTGGAAATCCTGCTTAGTTTTAGGTTTTGTCCCTCATAGAAATGTTCATGGGCAGATCTTGAGAACTCAAAAAGAAGCCTTCTGGCCATTCCAGCATGACAATACCAAAAGTTTATTTCTGAGGGCTTCTGATGCTTGCATTAAAGGACCAAGCACTGATAAGGAAAGGTTGGTGCAACCCCTACAACAATGTGGATGTGTacctcatcttatctatatagGAAATTTTGACATTTTTAAAGGTACCATTAACACCTGTTTAATTTTATGCTTATCTCTGTTTACACTAGCAGAAAATTTGAGATTGAATCTACCGAGGGTGCTTCAGATTGGTCAAGACATGAAGTTTGGACTAAAAGAAGTAATGGAGATATGCGGTGTGCATTATCTGGTAtctactatttttatttttcattttacacTTAGTCCATACTGTTGATGCAAATACATTTATTGCTTATCAAAATAAAGTATATCCTATCCATCTCTCTATGAATATCATACTAACCCATGGACCATTTCTTGGTCATATTGTTTCCAAGCAGTTTCTGTTTGATGTCTTATGATCTAACCAAACACAATAGGAATATTTCCTTGAGGGGTCTTTCCCTTGCATGTTTATCTGCAGTGTTTAACATGTCATTACAAACTTATTACTTGCTCATTCATCAATGTGATGCATCAAATGAATAAAATCCTTCAGGTCCACATTGAATGATCCCCTGTTTCAGTGCTAATATGCAAGTTCTAATGTAGGACTCATTGCTTTGTCCTGTTTGACAGCTTGCGAACGTCTTATCCTACTGGGTTCCAACCACGATGAATTAAGAGATTATGGCATTCTTCTTTATCACTGTGGGTTTTACAAGGAATCTTTGCAGTATTTAAATTCCTATCAGGACTCAAAGGTAAAATTCTGAGACCTGATTTtaacaatcaaaacaaaaagattttACTTTGGATAACTTAAAAAGAGTTCTTTTATTGTTGCAGAACCTTTCCCTACAAAATGGATCTTCCAATCCTTTCAGTAACATGGAGGAAGACGCAGTGAATAATCTGATGCTTCGTCTTATCTAAAGATACGGAAAATATACACATTTTATGACTATCCGCATAGAACACATTTaaactgtgtttggtatgcattctcggaatagattttgggtctagaGGGCATTCTTGAAGccagaaaatggagaaaaaacaagtgtcaaaatgcattctagacccctattctgagaatgcataccaaacacaactttaAAGTGTTCTGTATAATGTGCATAGTATactgttattaaaaaaaaatgcatatttCAAGTAATTTATACATACTGGGAATTTGAAGttcataattaattaatagaTCTCTATTGTATTCACTTACGTTCAGTGTCCAAGTGTCAAAAGATAGTTGTAGAATAGCTGACACTCAGAACAAGAAGGAATATTTGGAAAGCAgtcttaggttgtgtttggtatgtattcttggaatgcattgtagatcaatttcgcattctcggacaatgaaaacaactattttttatcatctgagaatgagaaatcaacatagaatgcataccaaacactgccttaatATACGTAATGTAATATTTGGATATGACATCTGCCTTGAGAAACgaagagaaaacaaaacctAAGGGCATCCCAAGATCAATAAAATCACATGAGAGATTACATTGTGATGTtccaaaaaatcacaaaaaggACAATAATAATGAATAAAACACTTCTTGTCCCAAGTGTCCCCTGTGTAGTACCAAAAACTGTCTTCCTGAATATTATCTAAAGTACAGAAAAACTGTACTCCCATAAGATGGTTTACTTTTTCCTCTAAATGTTACATAAGGGGAGTAATCAGATGACAGAATTTTGTCTTCCTAGGTAACATAGAAATCGTATAGGGTTCTCTAGTTTTAAATAGAACCAAGCCCTGGTTCAAAACAGAACCAACAGTAACAATATCCAGGTTCTTAAGCGGGTCATGGGTGTTTGCCTGTCGGGTCATGGGTCAACCAAATCGGCTTCACATATAATAAAGACCAAAATCTTTATTTAAAAGCCCAACAACCCATTACCTTAAGAGGGCCCACAAAACAATTGGGCTCAAAACATTAATAAAGCCCATTAGCTTAAAGGACGGTAAAGCCCAGAAGATATGCCAGTGTGATATTTTAAATGAACTCTGCAAAGACTTGTGTGGTGGCTAGAAGTTTCATAGTGGTTGTGAGGGCAATCCTCACTAAACCGGCAATTTTATTAACGGGAAagctccacttttttttttggtaagaaacgGGAAAGCTCCACTAAGCGTGGAAAGATAAActaatggctctgataccaatattGTCAAACAAACAATGAGAATTCAAGTAACGCGACTTACCTCCATTAGGACCCGTAGTCCAACCATACTATCCAACCATTTCTGTTGCGATCTCTATGTCTTGGTCTTGAGTAGGTTTCTGACCTCTACAAATTTTGCTTCTTAATCCCAAAAAATGGAGATGTTTCTGCACATATATTTTGCACGGCCACGACCCCTCCCATATAAATAGGACTCTCATCTCCGCTTTCAATTCACGAAGACAAGAGGGAGTCGTAGTCCAAATCTTAAACTTAATTGTATATATAAATTATCACCTTATACTGATGCAGCAAGATAGATAggccacatcaactcacaatATTTATATTTGCTATTTCCTCTTCTTAATTCACCCATTCTattcctctctccctccttcctcttcaCGATTGCTCTCCTTCAACTATTTCGCATAGTCATTGACAATCCCTCGCTCACATGTAACTACATGAAGAGCAAGCCAGAACCCACCATCATTGTTTCTTGatgcttcttcatcttcctttaCAAATATTATTGGAAGAGATCGAAGAAAGACCCATACGAGAAACTTTCCACTAATTCATTTCCTTCGCTTATTCAATCTTGATTTGCTTTCCTTCCTCATTGTTATCTTCGCATCTCTTTTCACTCATGAAATCAACCAAAATTTGgtccttctaatttttttttatttgtgtaaCAATTGTGTTGTGACGTTTTGTAAGTTACAAGATAGATCTGAGTCGACCattttcatggtttttttttctatttaaaagGTCTATTCTTGTTCAAACGTGGAAAAATGTGCAGATATTGGGTTTGAGTGTTTGACATGGAATGTATAATATACATGGTATTTGATTAAAAGAGAAAGGGAATGCTATCTGAGCGTGTGCACTACACTGCTCCTACGACCAAACACAGGGCCAATGAAATGACTGCCATGCCTCCGGGAAATTCGTCCTTTTCCATGAAGGTACAGTGGTCATTTCACCGTGCCCCTGTGTTTGGGCGTAAGGGCAGCACACCGCACAcacccaggtagcgttctctctCCCTTGATTAAATTAGACTCTTCAATTTAACATGTGACTAATCTATACTATGTCCTTTCTATCCAACACTCGGAATGAAAAACTGTCTACATGATAGAATAGATGTCTTGTGAAGCTTAAagaagtaacacaaataataaTACGGAAGGGGTTTGCTACTAAGCTGTGTGGCCCCCATGCTGGGATCGTACGCACTAGCATCCAAGAGGAGGAgcaggtggtcatttcactatCCCATGAGAGAGGGTGCAGGGAGACTTGTTATTTTtcctataataataataattcacaaaaaaatccttatccaacttattttcttcattcttagaAGAGAGGCTCATCGATGTAGAACTGTTCTCCAAAAAGGGCATATGTAATGCACGAGGCTATTGTCATTACAGAATCTAAAAGAGTCATAATGCATGCAGTCTTACCCTTTGCATTGTAAAGAGGTTATTTACCAACTCTAATGCAGACTTGGCTCTACTCCAGctgtggcaggagctggagggtTCAACGCTCGAAAACCCCAACCCACTCCTGTTTTGACTGGATTGAACCCTCCAACTCCTGTCACGATTGGAGGAAATCCTTTTCCCCCTAACGCGGAACCACTTGATcgtaatggagcaaccttaccattgcaaaGTTCCACCTTCTACTTGGAGAACTATTGTTTGACACCGGATAAAATGATCCACACGAACTCATCTACTCCTATCCATTCCCATCACGAATATTGATTGCCACGTTTTTTGTCCATTTGTTTACATGATTTCCTTATGGGGGGAACATACCAAAGTCCAAAATTAGATATGTTTCTTCTCTGTTCCGTTTAAAGGAAtccaattttataaaaatttccGCTTGATCAACCTGAAACCTGAAACATAATGAGCTCGTTAACTCCATGGAGGATTCCAACAAAATCCCAACTCTGTTTTCCCTGTGCtgcctcttctccttcttccaatCATTCAAAATACCACTCGAATTCTTTACCTTCTTACCCCAATCGACTCATCTGTCGATGCCAAAACCTCAACAATGACCTCAAATTCATCCTCCATGATGCACTCGATGATTCCGGAATCGACACAAAACATGCTcgggtaatctctctctctctctctctcgctctctctctctccctctgtgtATGTGCGTGCGTTgagattatttaattaatgattTGGTGGTTTGATTAGCAGATGGCGAGAGAGGGTTTCTGCTCTCAGATTCGGAGGTTGTCAAatgtagagagagagacgagCATTTGCATAAACAGAGGGGTTGATTTGGCGAAAACAGCTCTTCACATTGATTCTGAAGATGATTCCCTCGTTTCCCATTCTTCGGTGCCTCTGCCTATTGATTCGTTCATGGAAAGGTTGGATGATCTTTCTATGGGTTATTGCTCGCGTAACGGTTCTTCCTTTAGATTGCCCCCAGAGGAATTCCTTGCCTGTCTCGAGAGATACTTATATTTTGATAAGGTATTATAGGA
The sequence above is a segment of the Telopea speciosissima isolate NSW1024214 ecotype Mountain lineage chromosome 7, Tspe_v1, whole genome shotgun sequence genome. Coding sequences within it:
- the LOC122669437 gene encoding uncharacterized protein LOC122669437 isoform X3; the encoded protein is MSDSESERQNLVFIYSLSQTAKTSLTPWTATTSFLTFSSSSSSPLSSSSLDLPKFQTYTLSNPRRLVCQCQSASKNDLQFVLHDALDASGIDTNNARAARENFCTQIEMFTTLEMQTSICNRGVDLGTTALQIAAEDHSLLSRSNLPFPVDTFVDRLDDLSMSYLPHHNSSASPQDFIGNLESYLYVHKGFQRKNVTNQSEPRTLYLHSALANRSGSALMLSLIYSEVLKMLRLWDLFNFDVEIDFPHDLVTLPRGYDKKNSEMADQPYIMTSQSLLLEILRTQKEAFWPFQHDNTKSLFLRASDACIKGPSTDKERKFEIESTEGASDWSRHEVWTKRSNGDMRCALSGIYYFYFLFFLVR